A part of Neoarius graeffei isolate fNeoGra1 chromosome 8, fNeoGra1.pri, whole genome shotgun sequence genomic DNA contains:
- the pth1a gene encoding parathyroid hormone 1a — MVFVLRVDKTVVFLCVCILCNSLRTDSRPVSRRSVSEVQLMHSIGVRKHNQQRQDWLQEHMQDIHTAPLHDGKISDGRITLKHSPSQAVTPDTSKGDVMESLEIQ, encoded by the exons ATGGTTTTCGTCCtaagagtggataaaacagtcgtgtttctgtgtgtgtgtattttgtgcaACAGCCTGAGGACAGACAGCAGACCAGTGAG CAGGAGGTCCGTCAGTGAGGTTCAGCTGATGCACAGCATTGGCGTGCGCAAACACAATCAGCAGAGGCAGGACTGGCTGCAGGAGCACATGCAGGACATACACACAGCCCCGCTGCACGACGGGAAAATCAGTGACGGACGCATCACGCTGAAGCACTCGCCGTCCCAAGCCGTTACGCCCGACACATCAAAAGGAGACGTGATGGAAAGTCTGGAAATACAATGA